A region from the Desulfuromonas acetexigens genome encodes:
- the rplA gene encoding 50S ribosomal protein L1, whose translation MQTGKQHKAAKAKIDRRVAYPIDEAITLVKGSAYAKFDETVDVSVRLGVDPRKADQMVRGAVVLPNGLGKTVRVLVFAKGEKAQEATAAGADHVGADDLVTKIQGGWFDFDTAIATPDMMGTVGKIGRLLGPRGLMPNPKVGTVTFDIARAVNEAKSGKIEYRVEKAGIVHAPVGKVSFDPQKLQENIISLVDALVKAKPSTAKGSYLKKICISSTMGPGVVVDVPALQALIK comes from the coding sequence ATGCAAACAGGGAAACAGCACAAAGCAGCCAAGGCGAAGATTGATCGCCGAGTGGCCTATCCTATTGACGAGGCGATCACGTTGGTCAAAGGCTCCGCCTATGCCAAATTTGACGAGACCGTCGATGTTTCCGTGCGCCTTGGCGTCGACCCCCGGAAGGCGGATCAGATGGTTCGCGGCGCCGTGGTGTTGCCCAACGGCCTCGGTAAGACCGTGCGGGTTCTGGTTTTCGCCAAAGGGGAGAAGGCACAGGAGGCTACCGCCGCCGGCGCTGATCATGTCGGTGCCGATGATCTGGTGACGAAAATCCAGGGGGGCTGGTTCGATTTCGATACTGCGATCGCTACTCCGGACATGATGGGGACTGTCGGTAAGATCGGTCGCTTGCTCGGTCCCCGTGGCCTGATGCCCAACCCCAAGGTCGGCACCGTTACCTTCGACATCGCTCGAGCCGTCAATGAGGCGAAATCGGGCAAGATCGAGTACCGGGTGGAAAAGGCTGGGATTGTCCATGCGCCAGTGGGTAAGGTTTCTTTCGACCCGCAGAAGCTGCAGGAAAATATCATTTCCCTGGTCGATGCCCTGGTCAAGGCCAAGCCCTCCACCGCGAAGGGTTCCTACCTGAAAAAGATTTGTATTTCCAGCACCATGGGACCTGGCGTCGTGGTCGATGTTCCGGCCCTGCAAGCGCTGATTAAATAA
- the pyrF gene encoding orotidine-5'-phosphate decarboxylase, giving the protein MRNEAKERLIFALDVDCFEDAEKWVKLLHDKVGVFKVGKQLFTRCGSDVVRMIRGEGGEVFLDLKYHDIPNTVAMAGVEACRLGVRMFNVHALGGPEMMRETVAKADASCPRGSAERPLLLAVTILTSSTEETLRAVGIDRSVREMVPRLARLAKEAGMDGVVASPQEVGLIRDACGPEFVIVTPGVRPAFASLDDQKRVTTPAEAIAAGADYLVIGRPISAAADPVEAADLILAEIEEALRGRS; this is encoded by the coding sequence ATGAGAAATGAAGCTAAGGAGCGACTGATTTTCGCCCTCGACGTGGACTGTTTCGAGGATGCGGAAAAATGGGTCAAGCTGCTCCATGATAAGGTCGGGGTGTTCAAAGTTGGCAAGCAGCTCTTCACCCGCTGCGGCTCCGATGTCGTGCGCATGATCCGAGGGGAGGGGGGCGAGGTTTTTCTCGACCTCAAATACCACGACATCCCCAATACCGTGGCTATGGCCGGGGTTGAGGCCTGCCGCCTCGGAGTACGGATGTTTAACGTCCACGCCTTGGGCGGGCCGGAAATGATGCGCGAGACGGTGGCCAAGGCCGATGCCTCCTGCCCCCGGGGGAGCGCGGAGCGGCCGCTGCTGCTGGCGGTGACCATTCTCACCTCCTCCACCGAAGAGACTTTGCGGGCGGTGGGGATCGATCGGTCGGTGCGCGAAATGGTACCACGTCTGGCCCGCCTGGCGAAGGAGGCGGGGATGGACGGGGTGGTCGCCTCTCCCCAGGAAGTCGGTCTGATCCGCGACGCCTGCGGACCGGAATTCGTCATCGTCACTCCCGGGGTGCGTCCGGCGTTCGCCTCCCTGGACGATCAGAAGCGGGTGACCACGCCCGCCGAGGCAATCGCTGCCGGGGCCGATTATCTGGTGATCGGCCGGCCCATTTCGGCGGCCGCCGATCCGGTGGAAGCCGCCGATCTCATTCTTGCCGAGATCGAAGAAGCGCTGCGCGGCCGTTCATGA
- the rplK gene encoding 50S ribosomal protein L11, which translates to MAKKVIGQIKLQIPAGKANPSPPVGPALGQHGVNIMEFCKAFNARTQSEEGMIIPVVITVYADRSFTFITKTPPAAVLLMKAAKIPKGSGVPNKNKVGKVTRDQVLEIAKLKMPDLNAFDVEAAVKTIEGTARSMGLEIV; encoded by the coding sequence ATGGCCAAGAAGGTTATTGGACAAATAAAGCTGCAGATTCCCGCCGGTAAGGCTAATCCTTCGCCGCCGGTTGGTCCCGCGCTCGGTCAGCACGGGGTCAATATTATGGAATTCTGCAAGGCTTTCAACGCACGGACCCAGAGTGAAGAGGGGATGATCATTCCGGTGGTCATTACGGTCTATGCAGACCGTTCCTTTACTTTCATCACCAAGACTCCGCCAGCAGCCGTGCTTTTGATGAAGGCCGCCAAGATTCCTAAAGGTTCTGGTGTGCCCAATAAGAATAAGGTGGGCAAGGTGACCAGGGATCAGGTGTTGGAGATCGCCAAGCTTAAAATGCCCGACCTGAATGCATTCGATGTGGAAGCCGCGGTCAAGACGATCGAGGGCACCGCACGCAGCATGGGTCTGGAAATCGTCTAA
- the rplJ gene encoding 50S ribosomal protein L10 yields MNKSGKEQVVAELAQKLASAKASFLADYRGLNVEQVNKLRGELRGAGVEYQVAKNTLLKLAAKGTGAECLNDHLAGPTAIAIATGDPVAPAKILAEFAKINPKFELKAGSLDGKLLSVDEIKALAELPSREVLLAKMLGSLNAPVTNFVGVLAAIPRSLVQVLAAIQDKKAA; encoded by the coding sequence TTGAACAAGTCAGGTAAAGAACAGGTTGTCGCCGAACTGGCGCAAAAGCTGGCTTCCGCCAAGGCCTCGTTCCTCGCGGATTACCGCGGATTGAACGTGGAGCAGGTCAACAAGCTGCGTGGCGAGTTGCGTGGTGCCGGCGTTGAGTATCAGGTTGCCAAAAATACCCTGCTCAAGCTGGCCGCCAAGGGAACCGGCGCGGAATGCTTGAATGATCATCTGGCAGGTCCCACCGCGATTGCCATCGCTACGGGTGACCCGGTCGCCCCGGCCAAAATTCTTGCTGAGTTCGCCAAAATCAACCCCAAGTTCGAACTGAAAGCCGGATCTCTCGACGGCAAGCTTCTGAGCGTCGACGAGATCAAGGCCCTGGCCGAACTGCCGAGCCGTGAAGTGCTGCTGGCAAAAATGCTCGGTTCGCTCAATGCTCCGGTGACCAACTTCGTTGGTGTGCTGGCCGCGATTCCGCGCTCCCTGGTTCAGGTTCTTGCCGCGATCCAGGACAAAAAAGCCGCTTAA
- the rpoB gene encoding DNA-directed RNA polymerase subunit beta, with protein sequence MAYSIANNQLLRKHFAEVQRIIDIPNLIDIQKNSYKRFLQAELPPSARQNIGLEAVFRSVFPIRDFSETCSLEYVSYALGVPKYDVDECHQRGMTFASPVKVRVRLVSWDVDKESGVQSIRDIKEQEVYFGEIPLMTENGTFIINGTERVIVSQLHRSPGVFFDHDKGKTHSSGKILYSARVIPYRGSWLDFDFDHKDILFVRIDRRRKLPATVLLKALGYSSEELLNYYYDVEEIILDGESFKKRANPALLLGQRAPFDVLAGDGEVIVKANRKFTKAAVKKITEKQIEFIQIAQEDVICKITSTDIVDTNTGEVVIECNEEITVERLDKLRELGINEFKVLFIDNLYVGPYLRETLLQDKIATTEEAMIEIYRRLRPGDPPTVRSAKALFESLFFNAERYDLSAVGRLKLNYKLGLETPLEHTTLTNEDILEVVRYLIDLRNGKGAIDDIDHLGNRRVRAVGELLENQYRVGLVRMERAIKERMSLQEVDSLMPHDLINSKPVSAVVKEFFGSSQLSQFMDQTNPLSEITHKRRLSALGPGGLTRERAGFEVRDVHPTHYGRVCPIETPEGPNIGLIASLSTYARINEHGFVETPYRLVKDGVVTTEIKYFSALEEEGHAIAQANAMLNEDCTFVNELINARKNGEFMLMNREDIELMDVSPKQLVSVAAALIPFLENDDANRALMGSNMQRQAVPLLRADAPLVGTGMERIVAHDSGAAVVARHNGVVESVDAARIVVKIDEDEVDETGTGVDIYTLIKFARSNQNTCLNQKPIVKVGDKVKRGEMIADGPSTQWGELALGQNVLVAFMPWEGYNFEDSILISEKLVKEDRYTSIHIEEFECVARDTKLGKEEITDDIPNLGEDALADLDESGIIRIGAEVKPGDILVGKITPKGETQLSPEEKLLRAIFGEKAGDVRDTSLRVPPGVEGVVIGARVFSRKGADKDSRTEFIEKTEIDKLLKDQNDEIAIIRDSAKGKLKNLLVGQTSAVDITDDAGQVLLAKGKKITAELLVKVPFRQWREISLAGEGEAEEKVANLFARLADREELIKGVFTDKIEKLKRGDDLPPGVIKMVKVYVAIKRKLQVGDKMAGRHGNKGVLSRILPVEDMPYMADGTPVEIVLNPLGVPSRMNVGQILETHLGLAARGLGLQIQELLDKQFNPAAIKAKVKDIYGDPELDGFIDGLSNEDTLALARRLSHGVPMASPVFEGVPEDRMTNEMSRAGFPTSGQMTLYNGKTGDAFKEKVTVGIMYMLKLHHLVDDKIHARSIGPYSLVTQQPLGGKAQFGGQRLGEMEVWALEAYGAAHALQEFLTVKSDDVAGRTRMYEAIVKGKHTLEAGLPESFNVLVKELQSLCLDVELLEEED encoded by the coding sequence ATGGCTTATTCGATCGCGAATAACCAGCTTCTGAGGAAACATTTCGCTGAAGTTCAGCGGATTATCGATATTCCTAATCTGATCGATATCCAGAAAAATTCCTACAAGCGTTTTCTTCAGGCGGAGTTGCCTCCTTCGGCGCGGCAGAACATCGGCCTTGAGGCCGTTTTCCGCTCGGTTTTCCCCATTCGTGATTTCAGCGAGACCTGTTCCTTGGAGTATGTCTCCTATGCGCTGGGCGTGCCCAAGTACGATGTCGATGAGTGTCATCAGCGCGGCATGACTTTCGCCTCGCCGGTGAAGGTGCGGGTACGTCTGGTTTCTTGGGACGTGGATAAGGAGTCGGGGGTCCAGTCGATCCGGGATATCAAAGAGCAGGAGGTCTACTTCGGCGAGATCCCGCTCATGACCGAAAATGGCACTTTCATCATCAACGGCACGGAACGGGTTATCGTCAGCCAGTTGCACCGCTCTCCCGGCGTCTTCTTCGATCACGACAAGGGCAAGACGCACTCCAGCGGAAAGATCCTCTACAGCGCTCGGGTTATCCCCTACCGCGGATCCTGGCTCGACTTTGACTTTGATCATAAAGATATTCTCTTTGTGCGCATCGACCGGCGTCGCAAACTGCCCGCCACGGTGCTGCTCAAGGCTCTCGGTTACAGTTCCGAGGAACTTCTCAACTACTATTACGATGTTGAGGAGATCATCCTCGATGGTGAAAGCTTCAAGAAGCGCGCCAATCCGGCTTTGCTTCTCGGCCAGCGGGCGCCTTTCGATGTGCTGGCCGGCGACGGCGAGGTCATCGTCAAGGCGAACCGCAAGTTCACCAAGGCGGCGGTCAAGAAGATCACCGAGAAGCAAATCGAGTTTATCCAGATCGCTCAGGAAGATGTCATCTGTAAGATTACGTCGACCGATATCGTTGATACCAATACCGGCGAGGTCGTCATCGAGTGTAATGAGGAGATCACCGTCGAGCGTCTGGATAAGCTGCGTGAGCTCGGGATTAATGAGTTCAAGGTGCTCTTCATCGACAACCTCTATGTCGGACCCTATCTACGCGAAACCTTGCTCCAAGATAAAATCGCCACCACCGAGGAGGCGATGATCGAAATTTATCGCCGCCTTCGTCCCGGTGATCCGCCGACGGTACGCAGTGCCAAGGCGCTCTTTGAGAGCCTTTTCTTTAATGCCGAGCGCTACGACCTCTCCGCTGTCGGTCGGCTCAAGCTCAATTACAAGCTTGGCCTGGAAACGCCCCTGGAACATACGACGCTGACCAATGAGGATATCCTCGAAGTCGTGCGTTATCTCATCGATTTGCGCAACGGCAAGGGCGCGATCGACGATATCGACCACCTTGGCAATCGCCGGGTGCGAGCCGTCGGCGAACTGCTGGAGAATCAGTACCGGGTCGGCCTGGTGCGGATGGAGCGGGCGATCAAGGAGCGCATGAGCCTGCAGGAAGTGGATAGCCTGATGCCCCACGACCTGATCAACTCCAAGCCGGTTTCGGCGGTCGTTAAGGAGTTTTTCGGCTCGAGCCAGCTCTCCCAGTTCATGGACCAGACCAACCCCCTTTCGGAGATTACCCACAAGCGCCGTCTTTCGGCCCTGGGACCCGGTGGTCTGACCCGCGAACGGGCCGGTTTTGAGGTTCGTGACGTGCATCCGACGCACTACGGCCGGGTTTGCCCGATCGAGACGCCGGAAGGTCCGAACATCGGCCTGATCGCCTCCCTCTCCACCTATGCTCGAATCAATGAGCATGGCTTTGTTGAGACGCCTTACCGGCTGGTCAAGGACGGTGTGGTCACCACGGAGATCAAGTACTTCTCCGCGCTCGAGGAAGAAGGGCACGCTATCGCTCAGGCTAACGCCATGCTCAACGAGGATTGCACCTTCGTCAATGAACTGATCAATGCTCGGAAAAACGGCGAGTTCATGCTGATGAACCGCGAGGACATCGAGCTGATGGACGTCTCGCCCAAGCAGCTGGTCTCGGTCGCGGCGGCGCTCATTCCCTTCCTCGAAAACGACGACGCCAACCGCGCGCTCATGGGTTCGAACATGCAGCGTCAGGCCGTGCCTCTGCTTCGCGCGGATGCACCTCTGGTTGGTACCGGCATGGAGCGGATCGTTGCCCATGACTCGGGAGCGGCGGTTGTTGCCCGCCACAACGGCGTGGTGGAAAGCGTCGATGCGGCCCGTATTGTCGTCAAGATCGACGAGGACGAGGTGGATGAGACGGGGACCGGGGTCGATATCTACACCCTGATCAAGTTCGCCCGTTCCAACCAGAACACCTGCCTCAACCAGAAACCGATCGTCAAGGTCGGGGATAAGGTCAAGCGCGGCGAGATGATTGCCGACGGTCCTTCCACTCAGTGGGGTGAGCTGGCCCTCGGCCAGAACGTGCTGGTCGCGTTCATGCCCTGGGAAGGCTACAACTTCGAGGACTCCATCCTGATTTCGGAGAAGCTGGTCAAGGAAGACCGCTACACCTCGATCCACATCGAGGAATTCGAGTGTGTCGCTCGCGACACCAAGCTCGGCAAGGAAGAGATCACCGACGATATTCCCAACCTCGGCGAGGACGCCTTGGCCGATCTCGACGAAAGCGGTATCATCCGCATCGGTGCCGAGGTCAAGCCCGGGGATATCCTGGTCGGCAAGATCACCCCGAAAGGGGAGACCCAGCTCTCTCCCGAAGAGAAGCTGCTGCGCGCCATCTTCGGCGAAAAGGCTGGCGATGTTCGCGATACTTCACTGCGGGTTCCGCCTGGAGTCGAGGGAGTGGTCATCGGCGCCCGGGTCTTTTCCCGCAAGGGGGCCGACAAGGACAGCCGCACCGAGTTCATTGAAAAGACCGAGATCGACAAACTGCTCAAAGACCAGAACGACGAAATCGCCATCATCCGCGATTCGGCCAAGGGCAAGTTGAAGAACCTGCTGGTCGGACAGACCTCGGCGGTGGATATCACCGATGATGCTGGCCAAGTTCTGCTCGCCAAGGGCAAGAAGATCACCGCCGAGCTTCTGGTCAAGGTTCCCTTCCGCCAGTGGCGGGAGATTTCCCTGGCCGGTGAAGGGGAGGCCGAGGAAAAGGTCGCCAATCTCTTCGCCCGCCTGGCGGATCGCGAGGAGCTGATCAAAGGTGTTTTCACCGACAAGATCGAAAAGCTCAAGCGCGGCGACGACCTGCCCCCCGGGGTGATCAAGATGGTCAAGGTCTATGTCGCCATCAAGCGCAAGCTGCAGGTGGGGGATAAAATGGCTGGTCGTCACGGCAACAAGGGTGTGCTTTCGCGCATCTTGCCGGTCGAGGACATGCCCTACATGGCCGACGGTACGCCGGTGGAGATCGTTCTTAACCCCCTTGGCGTTCCTTCCCGTATGAACGTCGGTCAGATCCTCGAAACCCATCTCGGCCTCGCGGCCCGCGGCTTGGGTCTGCAGATCCAGGAACTTCTGGACAAGCAGTTCAACCCCGCCGCGATCAAGGCCAAGGTCAAGGATATTTACGGCGATCCCGAGCTCGACGGCTTCATCGACGGGCTCTCCAATGAAGATACCCTGGCCCTGGCCCGACGCCTCTCCCATGGCGTGCCGATGGCCTCGCCGGTCTTCGAGGGTGTTCCCGAAGACCGCATGACCAACGAAATGTCTCGCGCCGGCTTCCCCACCAGCGGCCAGATGACCCTGTACAACGGCAAGACCGGGGATGCCTTCAAGGAGAAGGTCACCGTCGGTATCATGTATATGCTCAAACTGCACCATCTGGTCGACGACAAGATCCACGCCCGTAGCATCGGTCCCTACAGCCTGGTCACCCAGCAACCTCTGGGAGGCAAGGCCCAGTTCGGCGGCCAGCGTCTCGGCGAGATGGAGGTCTGGGCCCTGGAAGCCTACGGGGCGGCCCATGCCCTGCAGGAATTTTTGACCGTCAAATCGGACGACGTCGCCGGCCGTACGCGCATGTACGAGGCGATCGTCAAAGGCAAGCACACCCTGGAGGCCGGTCTGCCCGAATCCTTCAACGTGCTGGTCAAGGAGCTTCAGTCGCTCTGCCTGGATGTAGAGCTTCTCGAAGAAGAGGATTAA
- the rpmG gene encoding 50S ribosomal protein L33: MRDIVTLACTECKQRNYTTTKNKKNTPDKLEFSKYCRFCRKHTPHRETK, encoded by the coding sequence ATGCGGGATATCGTTACCCTGGCTTGCACCGAGTGCAAGCAACGTAATTACACTACGACAAAGAATAAGAAGAATACTCCGGACAAACTGGAGTTCAGCAAGTACTGCCGGTTCTGCAGAAAGCATACGCCGCACCGGGAAACCAAGTAG
- the rplL gene encoding 50S ribosomal protein L7/L12, with the protein MADITKEQVVEFIEKMTVLELAELVKELEEKFGVSAAAPVAAVAAPVAGAAAAVEEKDEFDVILAAAGEKKINVIKVVRAATGLGLKEAKDLVDGAPKAIKEGVSKAEAEELKKQLEESGATVELK; encoded by the coding sequence ATGGCTGACATCACCAAAGAGCAAGTTGTCGAGTTTATCGAGAAAATGACCGTTCTGGAGCTGGCCGAGCTGGTCAAGGAACTGGAAGAGAAGTTCGGCGTTTCCGCCGCCGCTCCGGTGGCCGCTGTCGCCGCTCCTGTCGCCGGTGCCGCCGCTGCCGTCGAAGAGAAGGACGAGTTTGACGTCATTCTCGCCGCTGCCGGTGAGAAGAAGATCAATGTCATCAAGGTCGTTCGTGCCGCCACCGGCCTCGGCCTCAAGGAAGCCAAGGATCTCGTTGACGGCGCACCTAAGGCCATCAAAGAAGGTGTTTCCAAGGCTGAAGCCGAAGAGCTCAAGAAGCAACTTGAAGAATCCGGCGCCACTGTGGAGCTCAAGTAA
- the rlmB gene encoding 23S rRNA (guanosine(2251)-2'-O)-methyltransferase RlmB translates to MNDVVYGLNPVREALAGERRKPLELFVARDARSPRVDEVLAEAERRQVPVRRRERKDLDRLAGNGYHQGLVLSIEPFAYVELEELFERWRRSGERAFFLVLDGLTDPHNFGAVLRSAEAAGCHGVITAKDRACSVTAVVDRAAAGALAHLPLCQVTNIARTLEELKEAGCWVFGLAGEEGAQPLFDVDLAGDLVLVLGSEGSGLRPNVRRHCDGLLSIPMRGTLSSLNASVAAGVALFEVVRRRQGTRSDKI, encoded by the coding sequence ATGAATGACGTTGTCTATGGGTTGAACCCGGTGCGCGAAGCTCTGGCGGGGGAACGGCGCAAGCCCCTGGAGCTTTTCGTCGCCCGCGATGCCCGCTCCCCCCGGGTCGATGAGGTGCTGGCCGAGGCCGAGCGGCGCCAGGTGCCGGTGCGGCGCCGCGAGCGGAAAGATCTCGACCGGTTGGCCGGAAACGGCTATCACCAGGGGTTGGTGCTGAGCATCGAACCCTTCGCTTATGTCGAGTTGGAGGAACTTTTCGAACGCTGGCGACGTTCAGGGGAGAGGGCCTTTTTTCTCGTGCTCGACGGCCTGACCGATCCCCACAACTTTGGTGCGGTGTTGCGCAGCGCCGAAGCCGCTGGCTGTCATGGCGTCATTACCGCCAAGGACCGGGCCTGTTCCGTCACGGCGGTGGTCGACCGGGCGGCGGCCGGGGCCCTGGCCCATCTGCCCCTCTGTCAGGTGACCAATATCGCCCGTACCCTCGAAGAATTGAAGGAGGCGGGATGCTGGGTGTTCGGGCTGGCCGGGGAAGAGGGCGCCCAGCCTCTGTTCGATGTCGATCTGGCGGGGGACCTGGTCCTGGTGCTGGGTAGCGAGGGGAGCGGTCTGCGTCCCAACGTGCGGCGCCATTGCGACGGGCTGCTGAGCATTCCCATGCGCGGCACGCTCTCCTCCCTGAATGCCTCGGTGGCGGCCGGGGTCGCTCTTTTCGAAGTCGTCCGTCGCCGGCAGGGCACTCGGAGCGACAAGATTTGA
- the nusG gene encoding transcription termination/antitermination protein NusG, which produces MAMRWYGVHTYSGFENKVKLNLEERVRMFGVEDKFGEILIPSETVVELKNGERRTSSRKFFPGYILVQMELDNETWHVVKDTTKVTGFVGGGISPPPIPDEEVAKITTRMEEGAERPKPKVEFEVGETVRVVDGPFLNFTGVVEDVKPDKAKLKVMVSIFGRVTPVELEFIQVEKTS; this is translated from the coding sequence ATGGCAATGCGCTGGTATGGGGTCCATACCTATTCGGGCTTCGAAAACAAGGTTAAGTTGAACCTCGAAGAGCGGGTCCGGATGTTTGGCGTCGAGGATAAATTCGGCGAGATCCTGATTCCCTCCGAGACCGTTGTTGAGCTCAAGAACGGTGAACGTCGCACTTCTTCCCGCAAGTTCTTCCCCGGGTACATTCTGGTCCAGATGGAATTGGACAACGAGACCTGGCATGTGGTGAAGGATACGACCAAGGTTACTGGTTTTGTCGGTGGCGGTATCTCCCCCCCGCCGATTCCTGACGAGGAAGTGGCTAAGATTACGACCCGCATGGAAGAGGGGGCCGAGCGCCCGAAGCCGAAGGTCGAGTTTGAAGTCGGTGAGACGGTACGCGTGGTCGATGGCCCTTTCCTGAACTTCACCGGGGTTGTGGAAGACGTTAAGCCAGACAAGGCCAAGCTCAAGGTCATGGTCAGCATCTTTGGCCGAGTGACTCCTGTAGAGCTTGAATTCATCCAGGTTGAGAAGACCAGCTGA
- the secE gene encoding preprotein translocase subunit SecE: protein MIGKTTEFLANVKGELAKVTWPTRKDTYASTLVVIVLVVFVAVFLWLVDSALSASIRALLG, encoded by the coding sequence GTGATCGGGAAAACGACGGAGTTCCTCGCCAATGTCAAGGGCGAGTTGGCAAAGGTAACCTGGCCGACCAGGAAGGATACCTATGCATCAACCCTGGTCGTCATTGTTCTCGTAGTGTTTGTGGCGGTCTTCCTGTGGCTGGTGGATAGCGCCCTGTCGGCGTCGATCCGTGCGCTGTTGGGCTAA
- the tuf gene encoding elongation factor Tu codes for MSKAKFERTKPHVNIGTIGHVDHGKTTLTAAITKVLAESGGAVFKGFDQIDNAPEERERGITIATSHVEYETANRHYAHVDCPGHADYVKNMITGAAQMDGAILVCSAADGPMPQTREHILLARQVGVPAMVVFLNKADMVDDAELMELVELELRELLSSYDFPGDDIPIIAGSALAALEGRDDEIGKNKVLELMAAVDSYIPEPERAIDRPFLMPVEDVFSISGRGTVATGRIERGVVKVQEEVEIVGMKATTKTVVTGVEMFRKLLDQGQAGDNVGILLRGVKREDIERGQVLAKPGSITPHTKFKAEAYILTKEEGGRHTPFFKGYRPQFYFRTTDVTGIVELPEGVEMVMPGDNIAMNVELITPIAMDKELRFAIREGGRTVGAGVVSEIIA; via the coding sequence ATGTCCAAAGCTAAATTTGAAAGAACCAAGCCCCATGTCAACATCGGAACCATCGGTCACGTTGACCATGGCAAAACGACTCTGACCGCCGCCATTACCAAAGTCTTGGCCGAGTCGGGCGGCGCCGTATTCAAGGGGTTCGACCAGATCGACAACGCTCCCGAGGAGCGCGAGCGCGGCATCACCATCGCCACCTCCCATGTCGAATACGAGACCGCTAACCGTCACTATGCCCACGTTGACTGCCCCGGCCATGCCGACTATGTCAAGAACATGATCACCGGCGCGGCGCAGATGGACGGCGCAATCCTGGTCTGCTCGGCCGCTGACGGCCCCATGCCCCAGACCCGTGAGCACATCCTGCTTGCCCGTCAGGTCGGCGTGCCCGCCATGGTCGTCTTCCTCAACAAGGCCGACATGGTCGACGACGCTGAGCTGATGGAGCTGGTTGAGCTTGAACTGCGCGAGCTGCTCTCCTCCTACGACTTCCCCGGTGACGATATTCCGATCATCGCCGGCAGCGCCCTGGCTGCTCTCGAAGGGCGTGACGACGAAATCGGCAAGAACAAGGTTCTCGAGCTGATGGCCGCCGTTGATAGCTATATCCCCGAGCCGGAGCGCGCCATTGACCGTCCCTTCCTGATGCCCGTCGAAGACGTCTTCTCCATCTCCGGTCGCGGCACCGTCGCCACCGGTCGCATCGAGCGCGGCGTGGTCAAGGTGCAGGAAGAGGTCGAGATCGTCGGTATGAAGGCGACCACCAAGACCGTCGTCACCGGTGTCGAGATGTTCCGCAAGCTGCTCGATCAGGGTCAGGCTGGCGACAACGTCGGCATCCTGCTGCGCGGTGTTAAGCGTGAGGACATCGAGCGCGGTCAGGTTCTGGCCAAGCCCGGGAGCATCACCCCGCACACCAAGTTCAAGGCCGAAGCCTACATCCTGACCAAGGAAGAAGGTGGCCGTCATACCCCGTTCTTCAAAGGCTACCGTCCCCAGTTCTACTTCCGGACCACGGACGTGACCGGGATCGTGGAACTGCCCGAAGGTGTGGAGATGGTTATGCCCGGCGACAACATCGCCATGAACGTCGAGCTGATCACCCCGATCGCCATGGACAAGGAGCTGCGCTTCGCCATCCGTGAAGGTGGCCGGACCGTCGGCGCCGGCGTTGTCAGCGAAATCATCGCTTAA